From a single Ciconia boyciana chromosome 6, ASM3463844v1, whole genome shotgun sequence genomic region:
- the LOC140652878 gene encoding transmembrane protein 151B-like, which translates to MAQRGKSTAPHFQLFTCCEAPSASERGEQRPVKQSLSACMCRESHWKCLLLSILMYGCLGAVAWCQLARVTKLSFDSSFKGKSMIYHDSPCSDGYVYIPLAFLSMLYVVYLVECWHCHVKRELQYKADVDSVYECINRMQQATPCIWWKAISYHFVRRTRQVTRYRNGDAYTTTQVYHERVNTHVAEAEFDYSHCGYKDISKELLGLESYTATKLRFTKCFSFANIESENSYLTQRAHFFTEIEGLDDYMEVREGMQLKNVDFKELMMAYGDPDHLPWYVSHYAFWVAAILMISWPLRVLIEYRTAYVHYHVEKLLGLEYTAPVAAEEPLYRYRMPRDATQDSTELEWHICTNRQLIPSYSEAMLMDLADSSAYNSYAVCRYGETAHGCERCNRASSTSSIFSRHAFHSCSGNSRLSLNTSRFSLCRVHGSHRTGLWRSRSSSIADRGCQDEQCCSYSSQLAVNENPPTYHDARFFPVLIVHRPEGHDRRHFYVRRSSCLETSL; encoded by the exons ATGGCG CAAAGGGGCAAGTCCACAGCCCCACACTTCCAGCTGTTCACGTGCTGTGAAGCCCCCTCAGCCTCAGAACGTGGCGAG CAACGCCCTGTGAAGCAGTCCCTGAGCGCCTGCATGTGCCGAGAGTCCCACTGGAAatgcctcctcctctccatcctcaTGTACGGCTGCCTGGGTGCAGTGGCCTGGTGTCAGCTGGCCCGGGTCACTAAGCTCAGCTTCGATAGCTCCTTCAAGGGCAAGTCTATGATCTACCATGACAGCCCGTGCTCGGATGGCTACGTCTATATCCCGCTGGCCTTCCTCTCTATGCTGTACGTGGTGTACCTGGTGGAATGCTGGCACTGCCATGTCAAGAGAGAGCTGCAGTACAAGGCAGATGTGGACAGTGTCTATGAATGCATCAACCGCATGCAGCAAGCCACTCCATGCATCTGGTGGAAGGCCATCAGCTACCACTTTGTGCGGCGAACCCGGCAGGTGACCCGGTACCGCAACGGCGATGCCTACACCACCACGCAAGTCTACCATGAGAGGGTCAACACCCATGTGGCTGAAGCTGAGTTTGACTACTCTCACTGTGGATACAAGGACATCTCCAAGGAGCTCCTGGGCCTGGAGAGCTACACAGCCACCAAGCTGAGGTTCACCAAGTGCTTCAGCTTTGCCAACATTGAGTCTGAGAACTCTTACTTGACTCAGAGGGCTCACTTCTTCACGGAGATTGAGGGGCTGGATGACTACATGGAGGTGAGGGAAGGCATGCAGCTCAAAAACGTGGACTTTAAAGAGCTTATGATGGCCTACGGGGACCCAGATCACCTCCCGTGGTACGTGTCCCACTATGCTTTCTGGGTGGCAGCTATCCTGATGATCTCGTGGCCACTCAGGGTACTCATAGAGTATCGGACTGCTTACGTCCACTACCACGTGGAGAAGCTGCTGGGCCTGGAGTACACAGCGCCCGTGGCGGCGGAGGAGCCCTTGTACCGGTACCGCATGCCCCGAGACGCCACGCAGGACAGCACTGAGCTGGAGTGGCACATCTGCACCAACCGGCAGCTGATCCCCAGCTACTCGGAGGCCATGCTCATGGACCTGGCCGACTCCTCTGCCTACAACAGCTACGCGGTGTGCCGGTATGGCGAAACGGCCCATGGCTGCGAACGCTGCAACCGTGCCTCCAGCACCTCCTCCATCTTCTCACGCCACGCTTTCCACAGCTGCAGTGGCAACTCCCGCCTCTCCCTCAACACCAGCCGATTCTCCCTCTGCCGTGTCCACGGCTCCCACAGGACAGGCCTCTGGaggagccgcagcagcagcatcgCGGACCGGGGCTGCCAGGACGAGCAGTGCTGCTCCTACTCCAGCCAGCTGGCTGTCAACGAAAACCCCCCAACCTACCATGACGCCCGCTTCTTCCCCGTCCTGATTGTGCACAGGCCGGAGGGGCATGACAGGCGGCATTTCTACGTCAGGCGCTCCTCCTGTCTAGAAACCTCTCTGTGA